The following coding sequences are from one Gemmobacter sp. 24YEA27 window:
- a CDS encoding nuclear transport factor 2 family protein produces MLSDQTGARDDPSPPIQTYFTAQAPQDGDALAASFAPDAIVHDEGHIHRGPEAIRAWWLAAHAKYRHSAAPLELSEADGKARVRARVTGDFPGSPAVLTFTFGLTGGLISDLRIG; encoded by the coding sequence TTGCTGTCAGACCAGACAGGAGCACGCGATGACCCTTCCCCCCCGATCCAGACCTATTTCACGGCGCAAGCCCCGCAGGACGGCGATGCATTGGCGGCAAGTTTCGCGCCGGATGCCATTGTCCATGATGAAGGGCATATCCATCGCGGCCCCGAGGCGATCCGCGCCTGGTGGCTGGCCGCCCATGCGAAATACCGCCACAGCGCCGCGCCGCTTGAGCTGAGCGAAGCGGATGGCAAGGCGAGGGTGCGCGCGCGCGTGACAGGTGACTTTCCGGGCAGCCCGGCGGTTCTGACCTTCACCTTCGGGCTGACGGGCGGTCTGATCAGCGATCTGAGGATCGGCTGA